A genome region from Clostridium sp. JN-9 includes the following:
- a CDS encoding PilN domain-containing protein: protein MAELNLIPYELKAKKQKKSKQLKIISIITICAAVLLLGILVPKAYLQFLDNKESLINAKISSNKDIVDEKTKMDNEIQQYTSYNNKVQKLIKEKPLIKDKIQNLEKYIPKDIYFSDLNYSEGVITINGTASDFNSINVFAANLEMSQQYSNAKINLINKTDSSLNGSQGNFQFTINIKF, encoded by the coding sequence ATGGCCGAATTAAATTTGATTCCATATGAATTGAAAGCTAAAAAGCAGAAAAAATCAAAACAGCTGAAGATAATTTCAATTATTACCATATGTGCAGCTGTGTTATTATTAGGAATATTAGTACCTAAGGCATATTTACAATTTCTTGACAATAAAGAAAGTTTAATTAATGCCAAAATTTCATCTAATAAAGATATAGTGGATGAAAAAACAAAAATGGATAATGAAATACAGCAATATACTTCCTATAATAATAAAGTTCAAAAGCTTATTAAGGAAAAGCCGCTGATTAAAGATAAAATTCAAAATTTAGAAAAGTATATTCCAAAGGATATTTATTTTTCAGATCTGAATTATTCTGAAGGGGTAATTACTATTAATGGAACAGCATCAGATTTTAATTCTATAAATGTTTTTGCTGCCAATTTGGAAATGAGCCAGCAGTACAGTAATGCTAAAATTAATTTAATTAATAAAACAGACAGTTCTTTAAATGGCAGTCAGGGTAATTTTCAGTTTACAATAAACATTAAATTTTAA
- a CDS encoding Fur family transcriptional regulator, translating to MEIESLLKENHIKVTKGRLTILHVLMLSDEPLSVEQIYKSCREYEVFIDLSTVYRTLELLEEKEIVDKFSFGDGKFTYKVKTSHHKHIIQCRVCHKEVEIDCPMKQLEEIIRNKTGFTFADKDIFVNNTIEGLCSKCSKEEEKK from the coding sequence ATGGAAATAGAAAGTTTACTAAAGGAAAATCACATAAAGGTAACTAAGGGAAGACTTACTATATTACATGTTCTTATGTTAAGTGATGAACCTTTGAGTGTTGAACAAATCTATAAATCATGCAGGGAATATGAAGTTTTTATAGATTTGTCAACTGTATATAGAACCTTAGAGCTATTAGAAGAGAAAGAAATAGTGGATAAATTTAGTTTTGGAGATGGAAAGTTTACTTATAAAGTTAAAACCAGCCATCATAAACATATAATCCAGTGCAGGGTATGCCATAAAGAAGTAGAAATTGACTGCCCAATGAAGCAGCTGGAAGAAATAATCAGAAATAAAACAGGATTTACTTTTGCAGATAAAGATATATTTGTTAATAACACTATTGAGGGATTATGCAGTAAATGCAGTAAGGAAGAAGAAAAAAAGTAG
- the pilO gene encoding type 4a pilus biogenesis protein PilO gives MNSLEKREKFLLIILAVLLIGYVYTSFFLSPIMKKISEKNASINAKSIALLDIDKLKTENKINKAKLEKIKLKYNESLKELPNGERNPEIPYELKKAADSNNTSIISIEFGKETQYSKADSKTAGENTVASKKNNNEDLLMVLPVKLQVNGDYKALINFINAVEKGKRIAEIQDVKLSKSTDKSNSITGDISLKYYYINSENSKQIYEFKDPSAGKDNLFN, from the coding sequence GTGAATTCTCTTGAAAAACGTGAAAAATTTTTGCTGATTATATTAGCAGTATTATTAATAGGTTATGTATATACAAGTTTTTTCTTAAGCCCCATAATGAAAAAAATAAGCGAAAAAAATGCTTCAATAAATGCAAAAAGTATTGCACTGCTTGATATTGATAAGCTTAAAACAGAAAATAAAATTAATAAAGCTAAATTAGAAAAAATAAAACTTAAGTATAATGAATCTTTAAAGGAACTGCCTAATGGGGAGAGAAATCCTGAAATTCCATATGAATTAAAAAAAGCTGCTGATTCTAATAATACAAGCATAATTTCTATTGAATTTGGAAAAGAGACTCAGTATTCAAAGGCAGATTCAAAAACTGCAGGTGAAAATACAGTTGCCAGCAAAAAAAACAATAATGAGGATTTGCTTATGGTATTACCTGTTAAGCTTCAGGTAAATGGAGATTATAAAGCTTTAATTAATTTCATAAATGCTGTTGAAAAGGGAAAGAGAATTGCAGAAATTCAGGATGTGAAATTAAGTAAAAGTACTGATAAAAGTAATTCCATAACTGGGGATATAAGCTTAAAATATTATTATATAAATAGTGAGAATTCAAAACAAATTTATGAATTTAAAGATCCTTCCGCAGGCAAGGATAATCTATTTAATTAG
- a CDS encoding prepilin-type N-terminal cleavage/methylation domain-containing protein: MSELILREKKQLLSKKKKKGFTLVELIAVIAILAILAAIIVPKVTGYTDKADRSKVQADAKTVLTAVQSYNADKGTDEQITKVDDASITKLSSAVAVPTYLKDKSVADLEKIAGGAEADFKVAKKGGIYTVTVTQ; the protein is encoded by the coding sequence ATGAGTGAATTAATTTTAAGAGAAAAAAAACAACTCTTAAGCAAAAAAAAGAAAAAGGGATTTACATTGGTTGAACTTATTGCAGTTATAGCTATATTAGCCATTTTAGCAGCTATTATTGTCCCAAAGGTTACAGGATACACAGATAAGGCAGACAGGTCAAAAGTTCAGGCAGATGCAAAAACTGTATTAACCGCAGTACAATCATACAATGCAGACAAGGGAACCGATGAGCAGATTACTAAAGTAGATGATGCATCTATAACAAAGCTATCAAGCGCAGTAGCAGTTCCTACTTATTTAAAAGATAAGTCTGTAGCAGATCTGGAGAAAATTGCCGGTGGAGCTGAAGCAGATTTTAAAGTAGCAAAAAAAGGTGGTATTTATACAGTTACAGTAACACAATAA
- a CDS encoding prepilin-type N-terminal cleavage/methylation domain-containing protein, whose product MKKKGFTLVELIAVMAILSIVLTTVYFIFNSYNKIYTNEYTDNTIETSGKVITEEISQNIKKASYASLSFNIESGNNINIFDSNGSNKIIKVNNLVKPLIYLEQDNSSCYLYAIVENGHKKELHKFTYVNNNSSIDNSISINVNDIVVRPQNNKSSFEITAQVSYKNKTNTYVTTASLRKRS is encoded by the coding sequence ATGAAAAAAAAAGGTTTTACTCTGGTTGAGTTAATTGCAGTTATGGCAATATTATCAATTGTTCTTACAACTGTATATTTTATTTTTAATTCCTATAATAAAATATATACCAATGAATATACTGATAATACAATTGAGACTTCTGGTAAGGTAATTACTGAGGAAATTTCACAAAATATAAAAAAGGCATCATATGCATCATTAAGTTTTAATATTGAATCTGGAAACAATATTAATATTTTTGATTCTAACGGCTCCAATAAGATAATAAAGGTTAATAACTTAGTTAAACCATTAATATATTTAGAACAGGATAACTCCAGCTGTTATTTATATGCCATAGTTGAAAATGGACATAAAAAAGAGCTGCACAAATTTACATATGTAAATAATAACAGCAGTATAGATAATAGCATTTCAATTAATGTAAACGACATAGTGGTAAGGCCTCAAAATAATAAATCATCATTTGAAATTACAGCACAAGTATCTTACAAAAATAAAACCAATACTTATGTTACAACAGCATCATTAAGAAAAAGGAGTTAA
- a CDS encoding manganese efflux pump → MSFYSLFFIAVALSLDAFGVALCIGLNNIIKFKNKLLFACSFGFFQFLFSFLGAYAGFFFNRYIVSVPEIIGGILIALVGILMIKEGFENNGKCPYLKPGMTLILGISVSIDAMVIGFTALDNISSNIIILYDTIFIGIVTFVISCIGFYMARYLKKISVVGKYADYIGGIILLIFGLKMMFL, encoded by the coding sequence ATGAGCTTTTACTCACTGTTTTTTATAGCAGTGGCACTTTCATTAGATGCTTTTGGGGTGGCATTGTGTATAGGCTTGAACAATATAATAAAATTTAAAAATAAACTTCTTTTTGCATGCTCCTTTGGATTTTTTCAATTTTTATTTTCATTTTTAGGAGCTTATGCTGGATTCTTTTTTAACAGATACATAGTTTCGGTGCCAGAGATAATAGGTGGAATATTAATTGCATTAGTTGGAATCCTAATGATAAAGGAAGGCTTTGAGAACAACGGAAAGTGCCCCTATCTTAAACCTGGAATGACTTTAATACTTGGTATTTCTGTAAGTATTGATGCCATGGTGATTGGCTTTACAGCTTTAGATAACATAAGCAGCAACATAATAATTCTTTACGATACCATTTTTATAGGAATAGTGACTTTTGTAATTTCATGCATTGGTTTCTACATGGCAAGATATTTAAAAAAGATATCAGTAGTGGGGAAATATGCGGATTATATTGGCGGAATAATATTGCTTATTTTTGGATTAAAAATGATGTTTTTATAA
- a CDS encoding DUF6762 family protein, which produces MDFSSLVLMEREKDTNIFVREIGSYEITDGAEYITKLYYDGDKVNVIFDTQRDVEEWEYSAIFQLFPYDIFKDNGFNVEDIDDEYNPTWKLKFDYIDDHEAMEEKLKFICSLLDKAMTKVFEDIKGKKDEYI; this is translated from the coding sequence TTGGATTTTTCTTCATTGGTTTTAATGGAAAGAGAAAAAGATACTAATATTTTTGTAAGGGAAATTGGAAGCTATGAAATTACTGATGGTGCAGAATACATAACAAAGCTTTATTATGATGGAGACAAAGTCAATGTTATCTTTGATACACAAAGGGATGTAGAGGAATGGGAATACTCTGCAATTTTTCAGCTGTTCCCATATGATATTTTTAAGGATAATGGATTTAATGTTGAAGATATAGATGATGAATATAATCCTACATGGAAGTTAAAATTTGATTATATTGATGATCATGAGGCAATGGAGGAAAAGCTTAAATTCATATGCAGTTTATTGGATAAGGCAATGACAAAGGTATTTGAAGATATTAAAGGAAAAAAGGATGAATACATATAA
- a CDS encoding prepilin-type N-terminal cleavage/methylation domain-containing protein encodes MKKRGFTLVELIAAIAIMAIALTAISSAMLTTVKLNGDNNLKMDNENYAESIIETFKGGGKSSLDSKAGTNSPVSCFLYFDDKLLNFSTSMDSSIKYSNFNAWFNSSDKVTGTVSEDDNNNHDKNLFNKCTAHNTNKNKYGAYLIIEDDSTSDNTYYMKIIVWNLKGSNGNEITREMYISR; translated from the coding sequence ATGAAAAAAAGGGGATTTACTCTTGTTGAGTTAATAGCTGCTATAGCTATAATGGCAATTGCATTAACTGCTATTTCCTCGGCAATGTTAACAACAGTTAAATTAAATGGGGACAATAATTTAAAAATGGATAATGAAAATTATGCAGAAAGTATAATTGAGACTTTTAAGGGTGGCGGTAAATCATCTTTAGATTCTAAGGCAGGCACCAACAGCCCTGTGTCTTGCTTTTTATATTTTGATGACAAACTTTTAAATTTTTCTACAAGTATGGATTCTTCCATAAAGTACTCAAATTTTAATGCATGGTTTAACAGCAGTGATAAGGTTACTGGAACTGTGTCAGAGGATGATAATAACAATCATGATAAAAATTTGTTTAATAAATGTACTGCACATAATACTAACAAAAATAAATATGGTGCTTATTTAATAATTGAAGATGACAGTACTTCAGATAATACATATTATATGAAGATTATAGTCTGGAATTTAAAGGGTTCAAATGGAAATGAAATAACCCGGGAAATGTATATTAGCAGGTGA
- a CDS encoding A24 family peptidase yields MLIIKIYIFIIGLIIGSFLNVCIYRIPREESISFPPSHCTNCGNRIKWYDLIPVFSYLILRGKCRYCKERISFRYPLIELTTGIMFLALYMKFGLSIDFVKSAILICFLLVIGIIDFDTTDVYSKTTYSGIVFGIILLIINFIYFSGGVLDFLIGGAIGFSVIALIILLTHGMGWGDAEICGMCGLFLGWKLTIFMLFISFTLGGLIGIILLITKKKSRKDYIPFGPYISIAAAISIFIGNSAIAWYLGIL; encoded by the coding sequence ATGCTTATCATAAAAATTTACATTTTCATTATTGGTCTCATTATAGGAAGCTTTTTAAATGTATGCATATATAGAATACCCAGGGAGGAGTCCATATCATTTCCTCCATCACATTGTACCAATTGTGGAAACAGAATAAAGTGGTATGATTTGATACCAGTATTTAGTTATTTGATTTTAAGAGGAAAATGCAGATATTGCAAAGAAAGGATCTCTTTTAGATATCCATTAATAGAATTGACAACTGGCATCATGTTTTTAGCACTTTATATGAAATTTGGTTTAAGCATTGACTTTGTTAAATCTGCCATACTAATATGCTTTTTATTGGTAATTGGTATTATAGACTTTGATACAACAGATGTGTATTCCAAAACTACTTATTCAGGTATTGTTTTTGGAATTATTTTATTAATAATTAATTTTATATATTTTTCAGGGGGAGTTTTGGATTTTTTAATAGGAGGAGCTATTGGCTTTTCTGTAATTGCATTGATTATTCTGCTGACACATGGCATGGGCTGGGGAGATGCAGAGATCTGCGGAATGTGCGGCTTATTTTTAGGATGGAAGTTAACTATTTTTATGCTTTTTATTTCATTTACATTAGGCGGATTAATAGGCATTATTCTTTTAATAACCAAGAAAAAGTCCAGAAAGGATTATATACCCTTTGGCCCATATATATCCATAGCTGCAGCTATTTCTATTTTTATTGGAAATAGTGCAATAGCATGGTATTTAGGCATTTTATAA
- the pilM gene encoding pilus assembly protein PilM, with protein sequence MFLKDVIALDIGSTYIKIMVGNKKSVTNCGLIKTPENSVMDDKIINAEAVKTAISEYLSTNNIKAKGISFSVHGQDISIRHTEVPIMDEKGVMNSVQWDASQNLPKDGEDYYIDYEIIDRVSSPDKKIFKLLVVAVPKVKINQYLKIANMLNLELQSIDITANCACRVFKNVYNSDKSIESIGIIDIGNKNSNFTIIDKGKLFIEREIPFGISNILKEIVKRENINSHEAYKYFTENFSLTGNEEGTDTEKRIMMLLENAFSSFEKVIQFYVIGKSKRSLHQIYLIGGGSNIPGLSEYAGNYFNCPVNMVNSVSDLGLKTKLPSNCEHRFYISTLGLLLRKE encoded by the coding sequence ATGTTTTTGAAGGATGTTATAGCATTAGATATTGGTTCAACATACATAAAAATCATGGTGGGAAATAAAAAAAGTGTTACTAACTGCGGATTAATAAAAACTCCGGAAAACAGCGTTATGGATGATAAGATTATTAATGCGGAAGCAGTTAAAACTGCCATTTCAGAATATTTATCAACAAATAATATTAAAGCAAAAGGAATTTCATTTTCTGTACATGGCCAGGATATCTCCATAAGACATACAGAAGTACCTATTATGGATGAAAAGGGAGTAATGAACTCTGTGCAATGGGATGCTTCTCAAAATCTTCCTAAGGATGGAGAAGATTACTATATAGATTACGAGATAATTGACAGAGTAAGCTCACCTGATAAAAAGATTTTTAAACTTTTAGTGGTTGCTGTGCCTAAAGTGAAGATTAATCAATATTTAAAAATAGCAAATATGCTGAATTTAGAGCTGCAATCTATAGACATTACGGCTAACTGTGCATGCCGTGTTTTTAAAAATGTGTATAATTCAGATAAATCCATTGAAAGTATTGGAATTATTGATATTGGAAATAAAAATTCTAATTTTACAATTATTGATAAAGGAAAGCTTTTTATTGAAAGAGAAATACCATTTGGAATAAGCAACATTTTAAAGGAAATAGTGAAAAGGGAAAATATTAACTCTCATGAGGCATATAAATATTTTACTGAAAATTTTAGCCTTACAGGAAATGAAGAAGGAACTGATACGGAAAAAAGAATAATGATGTTACTGGAAAATGCTTTTTCATCTTTTGAGAAAGTAATCCAATTTTATGTTATTGGAAAATCCAAAAGAAGTTTACACCAAATATACTTAATAGGCGGTGGAAGTAATATACCAGGATTAAGTGAATATGCAGGCAATTATTTTAACTGCCCGGTAAATATGGTGAATTCTGTATCTGATCTAGGGCTTAAAACAAAGCTTCCTTCAAATTGTGAACATAGATTTTATATAAGCACATTAGGTTTATTGTTAAGGAAGGAGTAG